In the Mycolicibacterium chubuense NBB4 genome, one interval contains:
- a CDS encoding multiubiquitin domain-containing protein, translating to MAPQDNIKIYIDGDPITVKQRVTGAQLAALVSPAADNVWLDIADAQDEPIAPTETVAIEHNMRFYTDRPRTIYIDKVPYQVRTGVLTETQLRDVPTPPVPDDYGIWKDIPDDLDDPIKEGEVVHIADGDRFFTKALPKKELRVIVNRKHTVTLHGARQTGLSVKEAAIAQGVPIQLDFLVSRKTGAKFEPIGDDERIRVHNDDEFRAVDGDDNS from the coding sequence GTGGCGCCCCAGGACAACATCAAGATCTATATCGACGGTGATCCGATCACGGTCAAGCAGCGAGTCACCGGCGCACAGCTCGCCGCGCTCGTCTCACCGGCTGCCGACAATGTGTGGCTCGACATCGCCGACGCGCAAGACGAGCCGATCGCCCCGACCGAGACCGTGGCCATCGAGCACAACATGCGCTTCTACACCGACCGCCCGCGCACCATCTATATCGACAAGGTGCCCTACCAGGTGCGCACTGGCGTGCTCACCGAAACCCAGCTGCGCGACGTGCCCACTCCGCCGGTACCCGACGATTACGGCATCTGGAAGGACATTCCCGACGACCTCGATGATCCGATCAAGGAGGGCGAGGTCGTCCACATCGCTGACGGGGACCGCTTCTTCACCAAGGCACTCCCGAAGAAGGAACTGCGCGTCATCGTCAACCGAAAGCACACCGTAACCCTTCACGGCGCTCGGCAGACCGGCCTGTCGGTAAAGGAGGCCGCCATCGCCCAGGGCGTGCCGATCCAGCTGGACTTCCTGGTGTCCCGTAAGACCGGCGCGAAGTTCGAGCCGATCGGCGACGACGAGCGGATCCGGGTCCACAACGACGACGAGTTCCGCGCCGTCGACGGGGATGACAACTCGTGA
- a CDS encoding IS1380 family transposase: MKRNRCGRIGVESGGESLISSAGAALLLKSAQVSGLDRELSRVLSPWRAARSLHDPGKTVLDLAVTIALGGDCLADAAVVRAQPELFGAVASDPTISRLIDTLGADSAAVITAIRSARAAARAAVWGHRSPLPAVGSVVVDLDATLIGAHSEKEGATPNFKRGFGFHPLLAFVDHGAGGTGEPLVAMLRPGRANANTAADQIAVLDAALDQLPAQLRSRVLVRGDSGSGVQSLLWHIHDLGLTYSVGFSARQPVQDALAALPKQAWRAALDPDGDRREGAQVAELTRWMPATLIGWPPRMRLIARRERPHPGAQLHITDADGWRITVFATNTVGGRIAELEVRHRLRARAEDRIRGLKDTGMANLPLQAFAKNQIWLELACLAYELLTWTQLLAFHDKPARAWEPKRLRLRLLAVAARLITTGRRRILRLSKRWPWADLVTSGHQRLAAIA; this comes from the coding sequence GTGAAGCGTAACCGTTGTGGTCGGATTGGTGTCGAATCGGGCGGCGAGTCGTTGATTTCATCGGCCGGGGCGGCGCTGTTGTTGAAGTCTGCCCAGGTCAGCGGCCTGGACAGGGAGCTCTCGCGGGTGTTGAGTCCGTGGCGAGCGGCGCGATCGCTGCATGATCCGGGCAAGACAGTGCTGGATTTGGCGGTGACGATCGCACTCGGTGGTGATTGCCTGGCCGACGCCGCGGTGGTGCGCGCCCAGCCCGAGTTGTTCGGCGCGGTAGCTTCTGACCCTACGATCAGCCGACTCATCGACACTCTGGGTGCGGACTCAGCGGCGGTGATCACCGCGATCCGCTCGGCGCGGGCTGCTGCGCGAGCCGCAGTCTGGGGACACCGCTCGCCGCTGCCGGCGGTGGGTTCGGTGGTGGTGGATCTGGATGCCACGCTGATCGGCGCGCATTCGGAGAAGGAAGGCGCAACGCCGAACTTCAAGCGGGGTTTCGGGTTTCATCCTTTATTGGCCTTCGTTGACCACGGCGCCGGGGGCACCGGAGAACCATTGGTCGCCATGCTGCGCCCCGGACGGGCCAACGCCAACACCGCCGCCGATCAGATCGCGGTGCTCGATGCCGCGCTGGACCAGCTCCCTGCCCAGCTGCGATCTCGGGTACTGGTGCGCGGGGACTCCGGCTCGGGGGTGCAATCGCTGCTGTGGCACATCCACGACCTGGGGTTGACCTACTCGGTCGGATTCTCGGCGCGTCAACCCGTGCAGGACGCGTTGGCCGCGCTGCCCAAGCAAGCCTGGCGGGCCGCCCTCGATCCCGACGGTGATCGGCGCGAGGGTGCCCAGGTCGCCGAGCTGACCCGGTGGATGCCGGCGACGTTGATCGGGTGGCCGCCGCGGATGCGCCTCATCGCCCGCCGCGAACGCCCCCACCCCGGCGCCCAGTTGCACATCACCGACGCCGATGGGTGGCGCATCACCGTGTTCGCCACCAACACCGTCGGCGGGCGCATCGCCGAGCTGGAGGTTCGTCATCGGCTGCGCGCCCGCGCCGAGGACCGCATCCGCGGACTCAAAGACACCGGCATGGCCAACCTGCCCCTACAGGCGTTCGCCAAGAACCAGATCTGGCTCGAACTAGCCTGTCTGGCCTACGAATTGCTCACCTGGACCCAACTGCTGGCGTTCCACGATAAGCCCGCCCGAGCGTGGGAACCCAAACGCCTGCGACTGCGGCTATTGGCCGTCGCCGCGCGGCTGATCACCACCGGCCGCCGCCGCATCCTGCGTCTGTCGAAGCGATGGCCCTGGGCCGACCTGGTCACCAGCGGACATCAACGCCTCGCAGCAATCGCCTGA
- a CDS encoding helix-turn-helix domain-containing protein, producing the protein MIQLSELRREAGVTQVEMAARMQTTQGNVSQLERRGDVLLSTLSEYLNALGAQARITVTIGEQTFEHTLTEEGR; encoded by the coding sequence GTGATCCAACTTTCGGAGCTTCGACGCGAGGCCGGGGTGACCCAAGTTGAGATGGCTGCACGGATGCAGACCACCCAGGGCAACGTGTCTCAGCTTGAGCGTCGCGGTGACGTGCTCCTTAGCACGTTGTCCGAGTACCTCAATGCTCTCGGGGCCCAAGCCCGGATCACAGTCACGATTGGTGAACAGACGTTTGAGCACACGCTGACGGAGGAGGGGCGATGA
- a CDS encoding DUF2637 domain-containing protein produces the protein MTTNLSQADITRRNHRHAVRFFWSWLILATLVSLAGNVAHAWLTAAPGARWLSACVAGVPPTVLLLAVHGLAVLAKATASGAVYRAAVAATGALASGAFVLSFVALRDLAVIAGIRPAFAPVLPLVIDLAIGVATLALVAIGDKPARRSRSAGAAATPSAITVIPKRDASTPSRRAVAKVNRTGTVTISKPSATASADGPIRELAETLVAEKATRQSVDTVAAILYAHGHGDAVNRIASELGVHHTAVTRIIEAAARQSQLAAAW, from the coding sequence ATGACCACCAACCTCTCTCAGGCTGACATCACTCGACGCAACCATCGCCATGCCGTGAGGTTCTTCTGGTCGTGGTTGATTCTCGCCACGTTGGTCTCGTTGGCGGGCAACGTCGCTCATGCGTGGCTGACGGCTGCACCTGGTGCCCGCTGGTTATCTGCATGTGTCGCTGGGGTGCCGCCCACGGTGCTCCTGCTGGCCGTCCATGGTCTTGCTGTGCTGGCCAAGGCGACAGCGTCTGGAGCTGTCTACCGTGCCGCGGTCGCCGCAACAGGTGCCCTCGCGTCGGGCGCTTTCGTCCTGTCGTTCGTCGCGCTGCGTGACCTCGCGGTAATCGCGGGGATCCGTCCAGCATTCGCGCCGGTTCTACCGCTGGTGATCGACCTGGCGATTGGTGTCGCGACCCTCGCACTTGTCGCGATTGGAGACAAACCTGCACGTCGCAGCCGTAGCGCGGGAGCGGCCGCGACGCCGAGCGCGATCACCGTGATCCCGAAACGCGACGCTTCGACTCCCTCACGCCGCGCCGTGGCGAAGGTGAACCGCACCGGTACGGTCACGATCAGCAAGCCAAGTGCGACTGCGAGCGCGGACGGCCCGATCCGCGAACTCGCGGAAACGCTAGTCGCAGAGAAGGCGACGCGACAGTCCGTAGACACAGTGGCTGCCATCCTTTACGCGCACGGGCATGGCGATGCTGTGAACCGCATCGCGAGCGAGCTGGGTGTCCACCACACTGCGGTGACGCGGATCATCGAGGCCGCCGCGAGGCAATCGCAACTTGCTGCTGCCTGGTGA
- a CDS encoding NAD(P)H-dependent amine dehydrogenase family protein, giving the protein MHRVVQWGTGTVGGEIVTAILDHGYDLELVGALVYSETKNGVDIGTLVGREPIGVTATTDVDQILKLDADCVIYTPRTAALDDVCRVLESGKNVVTTAFLFHPARIDAADRDRVLAACEKGASSVHGCGINPGNLSGVLPLALSGMSRTIDKITLQERADWSVYESTGITFDNMAFGRPVEEISPTATDFLAFNSSIFTEQVWLLADALNAGIDEVTATVEAIPAEHDHQIFDHLLAAGTTAGQRWNWVGRRDTEPLIEIETLWTVGGEYPSHWPKPAHGWTLTIEGDPSMRTHFMSLASFTRDATMEEHVRSASVATGMQILNAVPAVCEAPPGFATSATLPLIRSHVGFGRLHRGQQLLSKGH; this is encoded by the coding sequence GTGCATCGGGTTGTTCAGTGGGGTACCGGCACGGTGGGCGGCGAGATCGTCACCGCCATCCTCGACCACGGATACGATCTCGAGCTCGTGGGCGCACTCGTCTACTCCGAGACCAAGAACGGCGTCGATATCGGCACGCTCGTCGGCCGTGAACCGATCGGCGTCACCGCGACCACCGACGTCGACCAGATCCTGAAACTCGATGCCGACTGCGTCATCTATACGCCGCGCACCGCGGCGCTCGATGACGTCTGCCGCGTACTGGAGAGCGGCAAAAACGTTGTCACGACTGCTTTCCTGTTCCACCCCGCGCGGATCGACGCCGCAGATCGCGACCGTGTCCTCGCCGCCTGCGAGAAGGGCGCCAGCTCCGTACACGGCTGCGGTATCAACCCCGGCAACCTCTCGGGCGTGCTACCGCTGGCGTTGTCGGGTATGAGCCGCACGATCGACAAGATCACGCTGCAGGAACGCGCAGACTGGTCGGTCTACGAGAGCACCGGAATCACGTTCGACAACATGGCTTTTGGGCGTCCGGTCGAAGAAATCAGCCCGACGGCAACCGATTTCCTGGCGTTCAACAGCTCGATCTTCACCGAACAGGTCTGGCTGCTGGCCGATGCGCTCAACGCCGGCATCGACGAGGTCACCGCCACCGTGGAGGCCATCCCCGCCGAACACGACCATCAGATCTTCGACCACCTGCTGGCCGCCGGCACGACGGCCGGACAGCGCTGGAACTGGGTGGGGCGCCGAGACACAGAACCACTCATCGAGATCGAAACCCTGTGGACGGTGGGCGGCGAGTACCCCAGTCACTGGCCCAAACCCGCGCACGGCTGGACGCTGACCATCGAAGGGGATCCGTCGATGCGCACCCACTTCATGTCGCTGGCGAGCTTCACCCGCGACGCCACCATGGAAGAACACGTTCGGTCCGCCAGTGTCGCGACGGGGATGCAGATCCTCAACGCCGTGCCCGCCGTGTGCGAGGCCCCACCCGGTTTCGCCACCTCGGCGACGTTGCCGTTGATCCGTAGTCATGTCGGGTTCGGGCGACTGCACAGGGGCCAGCAGCTATTGTCGAAGGGTCACTAA
- a CDS encoding signal transduction histidine kinase — MASGDHATPDFVPVGTPVDLDNCAPGSVQPRGVLAVVRESDFEVCQVSVNVDEAVRDEPIDDGILRLAETLGDAADSTATWISTAMASSETDDDVTIVTLRRL, encoded by the coding sequence GTGGCCAGCGGCGATCACGCGACGCCCGACTTCGTGCCGGTCGGCACGCCCGTCGACCTCGACAACTGCGCACCCGGCAGTGTCCAACCCCGCGGTGTCCTGGCCGTGGTGCGGGAGTCCGATTTCGAGGTGTGTCAGGTCAGTGTCAACGTTGACGAGGCGGTTCGCGACGAGCCGATCGACGACGGTATCTTGCGGTTGGCCGAAACGCTCGGTGACGCAGCCGATTCGACGGCGACCTGGATCTCGACGGCTATGGCGTCCAGTGAGACCGACGACGACGTCACCATTGTGACCCTGCGTCGTCTCTAG
- a CDS encoding ImmA/IrrE family metallo-endopeptidase translates to MPRTFDAVPAQVDAMVRTWEARGGSRDDLTCDAFAALEGRDDLTVLRVPEFVPHDSQLGCSVAGGYRWDPPTLIVTQSMSWRRQQFTLLHELGHHIQKTDITLGTAIVEHREPEAFEDASCDAFAALMLLPDDLVDAHIHGHGPTASTASGLFAASNASRAAICVRLSDDSHHLA, encoded by the coding sequence GTGCCGCGCACATTCGACGCCGTGCCCGCCCAGGTCGACGCGATGGTGCGCACGTGGGAAGCGCGGGGCGGTAGTCGAGATGATCTGACGTGCGATGCATTTGCGGCGCTGGAAGGTCGAGACGATCTCACGGTACTGCGCGTGCCAGAGTTCGTGCCTCACGATTCTCAACTGGGCTGCTCAGTAGCTGGTGGGTATCGATGGGATCCGCCGACGTTGATTGTGACGCAGTCCATGTCCTGGCGCCGCCAGCAGTTCACGCTGCTACACGAACTCGGCCATCACATTCAAAAGACCGACATCACCCTCGGCACTGCAATCGTCGAGCACCGCGAACCCGAGGCTTTCGAGGATGCGAGCTGCGACGCGTTTGCCGCGCTGATGCTGCTTCCTGACGACCTCGTCGATGCGCACATCCATGGCCATGGGCCCACGGCCAGCACAGCGAGCGGTCTATTCGCAGCCTCCAATGCCTCCCGGGCGGCGATCTGCGTCCGCCTGTCGGACGACTCTCATCACCTGGCGTAG